agaaaaaatactTTTCTAACTAGATCATCATGTCTTCCATCACTCACAAGCTTTAAATTAGTTAAAATACAGTTTAGATCAATGAAAACTACAGTTTAGATCGTGGTTTAATGAGTCAAGGATTGTGTGTGGGTGTCAAAAGTCAAACTATTCACGGTAGTAAAATACTCTGTAATTGTAACAGTAGTTTGTCTACTGGCTGTATCACTAGTCGTCTTTTCTTCTTCGCACTAAGTAAACACACTCATATACATTGGAGAATGATCCTCTAGCATGATCCTCTGACTCCGCTGAGCTCTTTGGAAAAGATGATGAAAAAAATGATGAGTCAAACTACGCACGAGCACGGATAATGTTGGTTATCCATCCATATTACATGTATTTGGGATTCAGGTCCGAATTTGGTTCacaaaaaatgatgaaaaatgAATTTGGATATCCATATTCACATTTTAGATATACGAATTCGGCTAATTTGTATAGTCACATACTTTCTACCCCTTTTTGTAGAGATGATTATTTCATGGCTTGCATGCTTTTTGTGAAAGCTGATTTCTTGGTTGGTTGAAGAGGCCGTGTCAAGGGGAGAAGAAATATTTCAGAAGTATATTTGCTGTAAACTATCTGTCAGAGGTTTGATATTACCGTGTGATGTCGGTTGAACCTTCTATTATTGTTCCATGAACCTATGTCTGTGTATGACTGTATGTTTGGCGAATCTCCATTTAAAACTATGTATTTTTTTTGCTtgcttttctctatttttttttggagtAGTACgtatttctcttcttcttctttttcctttttgatgCTATACCTTAAGGGTAGTGCGAACCAATATGCGCGATCGAAAAGAAATATTTGCTCACCAAAATGTGCAACTCGGCATTAACTCGGCATTCACGTTTAATAGTTTGACAATTGAGAAAAACATGACATTAAGTAAGGTGTACCACAGATATACAAGAAAAAGGTAGGATTCAAACCCTCTCACAATCCATGATGCCAAACAGACTCTTACATTCAAAAATTGTTACAATCCaacttttttaaagaaaaaaaatctataatcttagtttcaaaaaaaatctataatCTGCAGGCTGCTTTGCACAGCCACAAGCTAAAACAAACATGTCGTACTCTGGCATGGGCCTCAGTCTTGCTCCAACACAGGCCCACCATGTAGCCACATTCATCTAAATGGGCCTCATGTTGTGCTGAACCAGCCCAATCATAAGCTTCATTATTATTAGTGGATAATAGTAGTAGTTTGGAGTGGGGAAAGGACGGCAGATTTTGCCATGGAAGGAGCGTCTTTGAACAGGCGGCGAAGCCCGCGTCGTGGCGCTTATCATTCTGACTTGGTGTCGTTGGCATCGTCGTCGGTAGCGGTCTCGTCggaccccggcgccggcgcagcgGCAGAGTCCCCAGCTGGCGCATCGGCATCGGCGGAGGAGGATCCAGATGGCGCCGGCGCGCTGGAGGCCTCGCCGTACGAAGGAGCAtcagcggcggccgccggcgagtcaGCAGCAGAcgggccgctggcgccgccgccggacgacGACTCCGACGAGGCGGCAGgtccctcggcggcggcaggggcgtccgccgacgaggacgaggcgtcggtggccggcgaggcGTCGCCGCCGAAGGGCGCGGCCGCCCCgtacgccggcgcggcggcgtcggagggCGGCAGGGCGATGTCCGCGGACATGGACCCGGACGCCTCGGTGATGAGGTCGAGCGTGACGCGCAGGAGCTTCTCGAACTCGAGGCTGTTGTTGACGACCTCGTCCTTGTCGGCGTTCTTGGGCGCGTCCTTGCAGGCGTCCTCGCAGGTGGAGGTGCCGCCGAGCGTGGAGGAGAGCCAGGACTTGAGCTCGAGGAACTTGGCGTCGGTGGGCTCCCGGATGAGGCCGTTGAGGTGCGCCATGGCCTCCTCGACGTCGTCCCCGCAGCTGTCGAAGCACTTGAGCAGGGCGGTGTCCTTGGTGCTGAGCTTGCCCTCCAGGGACGTGGCCATCCCGGCGCCCCTCTCGGCCGTGAAGGCCACGAACAGCTCGGCCAGGCGCCGCGGCGTCGCCTTCTGGGGCTGGGCATCCGGCTTGGCCGTCAGGCCGTCGGCGCAGATCATGGGGAACTGCGACTTCAAGCACGCGGCGTCCAcgttgtcgcgatggacgctgTCGTCGGCCACGGTccgggcggccgccgcgccggagacgaggacggagaggaggaagagaggcgcGAGGGAGGAGCGAGACATGGCCATGGCGCAGGAGGTGGTGATGCTCGAATTCAATGGAGCTAATAGAATCCTTTAATTTTTGCGTGGCTGTTCTGCTAGCTCCTGGGGTACGCTTATATACCGTGGGGTTTCCGAAGGCCACCGAGCGACCTGTTCTTCGTCTTCGTGTATGGCATCCCGCCATTGTTGGAGAGTGGAAGGTGGCATCCGCGACACATGGTGGGTCGTCTCGGGTTTCCAGGATGAGTGCCTTCTCCGACAGgtgtcctctttttttttccttctttggcCGCAGTGGAGATGTGTGGCTCTCATCTCCTCCTCGGTCAGGGTTGTTTCAACGTTTTTGCGCTATTGCCAAAACGGTGCCACCACGAGGACCTTGATTGATTAAGAAATATAACAAGGGAAATATTTTAGCCCCTTTCCTAACTATTCGTTGTGTTGAAGAAAAAATAgattaattagtgatcaatatTGTAATCATTTATTTAATTAAATAATTAGTGGGTAAATACAAAGGGGAACTACCACCCCGAAGGGGTGCCTCGAAAGGGCCACTTCCATACCTGTTGGCAGAGTATATATGTAAAATCTCTCGCCATCAATACAACCGTTCTCTCTCATTCCATTCATTCCACAACACGTTATCAGAGATTTCGCTCTCCACACCGAGCGCAAGAAGGCCACTCCAGGGAGAACTCGTCGAGTTCTTGAACGAGAAAGCGAGAACTCACATTCTATCTGACTTGTTTCAACGTTTTTGCACTGGCGTTATTGCCAAAACTGTGCCACCACGAGGAACTTGATTGATTAAGAAATGACAAGTGAAATATTTTAGCCCCTTTCCTAATTATTCGTTGCACACTGAGCGTTTGTAAACCATGCTGTTCGAAAAGTAAATTTAGAACTCATCGGAGTTTGGCTTGGAGCCGGAGTTTATTCAAGAATTTAGACTAAAGTAAATTTGTGAGGATAATAAATCGAAGAATCTTATAATTAGTGAAAACTactctatcaacccgtgctcccgcacgggctaattagaactaatataaaaaataagatcaataattataattatccatCTCACGctcttttcatctattaaatattctaactcataatctaaaatatatattttcattatttaattataatagatttttcattttgtgcacctccatatgtattctatatgtttagttgaactatttgtttgtgaattgatgttcttatctcttccatcatatatgaaatatggtgacatatatcgtgcgtagtatttttatataaataatagattaataatgatagaaatagttattttaaa
This portion of the Panicum virgatum strain AP13 chromosome 2N, P.virgatum_v5, whole genome shotgun sequence genome encodes:
- the LOC120658008 gene encoding polysialoglycoprotein-like, with product MAMSRSSLAPLFLLSVLVSGAAAARTVADDSVHRDNVDAACLKSQFPMICADGLTAKPDAQPQKATPRRLAELFVAFTAERGAGMATSLEGKLSTKDTALLKCFDSCGDDVEEAMAHLNGLIREPTDAKFLELKSWLSSTLGGTSTCEDACKDAPKNADKDEVVNNSLEFEKLLRVTLDLITEASGSMSADIALPPSDAAAPAYGAAAPFGGDASPATDASSSSADAPAAAEGPAASSESSSGGGASGPSAADSPAAAADAPSYGEASSAPAPSGSSSADADAPAGDSAAAPAPGSDETATDDDANDTKSE